The nucleotide window TGGGCGTGCCGATGACCGCCTTCTTCCGCGGCTTCGAGGAACCGCGCAACGCCATGTTCGTGAAGGCCGGAGAGGGGGTGGAGCTGGAGCGGCGGGGCACGCGCGCCGGGCACCAGTACAACCTCTTGGGCCATATCGACAACAATTCGTCGGGGGTGGTGGTGGAGCCCTATTTCATCACGCTGTCGGACAATGCCGACGTGTTCCCCACCTTCCAGCATGAGGGGATGGAGTTCCTCTACATGCTGGAGGGCGAGGTGGTGTACCGGCACGGCGACAAGCTGTTTCACATGCAGCCGGGGGACAGCCTGTTCTTCGATGCCGATGCCCCGCACGGGCCGGAGGAACTGGTGAGCCTGCCGGCGCGCTACCTGTCGATCATCAGCTATCCGCAGCCGAATACCGAGCGGCGCTAGGCTTGCTTTAAGAGAAATATTTATTCTTCAGGATTGATGCTGCGGTTGCGGCATGCTACGGCTGGACTCACCACGCGAAGGAGGGTCATGCCATGTGCGGGATTGTCGGGCTGTTTCTGAAGGACAGGGCGCTGGAGCCGCAGCTGGGCGCGCTTCTGTCCGGGATGCTGGTCACCATGACCGACCGCGGGCCGGACAGCGCCGGGATTGCCATCTACGGCACGCCGGCCGAGGGCCGCGCCAAGATCACCGTGCAGTCGCCGGAGCCGGATGCGGTGTTCCCGGGGCTGCAGGCGGCGCTGGCCGAAGCCTCGGGCGGCAGCGCCGAGGTGGCGGTGAAAAGCACCCATGCGGTGATTTCGCTCGACGCGGGCAAGGTTGCGGCGGTGCGCGCGGCGCTGGCGGCGATGCCCGCCGTGCGGGTGATGGGTGTCGGCGAGGCGGTGGAGATCTTCAAGGAGGTCGGGCTGCCCAAGGACGTGATCGCAAGGTTCGAGATCGCCGGGATGCCCGGCAGCCACGGCATCGGCCATACCCGCATGGCGACCGAAAGCGCCGTCACCACGATGGGTGCGCATCCGTTCTCGACCGGGGCGGATCAGTGCCTTGTGCACAACGGCTCCTTGTCCAACCACAACGGGCTGCGCCGGGTGCTGCGCCAGAAGGGCATGAGTTTCGAAACCGAGAATGACACCGAGGTCGCCGCCGCCTACCTGACTGCCGAGATGGCCGGCGGCAAGAACCTCGGGCAGGCGCTG belongs to Frigidibacter mobilis and includes:
- a CDS encoding class II glutamine amidotransferase, which codes for MCGIVGLFLKDRALEPQLGALLSGMLVTMTDRGPDSAGIAIYGTPAEGRAKITVQSPEPDAVFPGLQAALAEASGGSAEVAVKSTHAVISLDAGKVAAVRAALAAMPAVRVMGVGEAVEIFKEVGLPKDVIARFEIAGMPGSHGIGHTRMATESAVTTMGAHPFSTGADQCLVHNGSLSNHNGLRRVLRQKGMSFETENDTEVAAAYLTAEMAGGKNLGQALEGALEDLDGFFTFVVGTKSGFGVVRDPIACKPAVMAETDQYVAFGSEYRALANLPGIETARVWEPEPATVYFWEH
- a CDS encoding helix-turn-helix domain-containing protein, whose protein sequence is MDTDPKRPAPLNQDPHALREPRENRLELAIGHEVRTFRKKLGITVTDLASATGLSLGMLSKIENGNISPSLSTLQALSRGLGVPMTAFFRGFEEPRNAMFVKAGEGVELERRGTRAGHQYNLLGHIDNNSSGVVVEPYFITLSDNADVFPTFQHEGMEFLYMLEGEVVYRHGDKLFHMQPGDSLFFDADAPHGPEELVSLPARYLSIISYPQPNTERR